From a region of the Cyanobacteriota bacterium genome:
- a CDS encoding CPP1-like family protein, which produces RQEGKIKVPDVIRFPEKNAAPAPRTTATAARPMPAWIERLADDPERPDIIYPAVINLGLSALLILFPSPDGAAVQVSLAIAVGACLYFLNRKERKFGRALLLTLVGLIVGLGLGAMVSSGLAGMLNSVGMPLLSATAVVTLFVLWFVSSFLR; this is translated from the coding sequence TACGCCAAGAAGGCAAGATCAAAGTTCCCGATGTGATTCGGTTCCCAGAAAAAAACGCCGCTCCTGCCCCTAGGACGACAGCAACAGCAGCGAGACCCATGCCAGCTTGGATAGAGCGCCTAGCTGATGATCCAGAGCGTCCTGATATCATCTATCCGGCGGTGATTAATCTAGGGCTGAGCGCGTTACTGATTCTGTTTCCATCGCCAGACGGAGCTGCGGTACAGGTGTCGTTAGCGATCGCCGTAGGAGCCTGCCTCTACTTCCTTAACCGCAAAGAGCGCAAATTTGGGCGGGCATTGTTGTTGACCTTGGTAGGCTTGATTGTGGGCTTAGGGCTAGGTGCAATGGTCAGTAGTGGGCTTGCAGGTATGCTTAACAGTGTAGGGATGCCTCTGCTGTCAGCAACTGCTGTGGTGACGCTATTTGTGTTGTGGTTCGTTAGCAGCTTTCTGCGCTGA